A single Paenibacillus kribbensis DNA region contains:
- a CDS encoding contact-dependent growth inhibition system immunity protein: MNQEVNYENLKYFIESYFNWSMDYADLENLIEEFKNRELPAYVEGLTQEIEEINELKIWDRVQEFIYLYGQRNLNIKKIERMIELLLTKLHGDK, translated from the coding sequence ATGAACCAAGAAGTGAATTATGAAAATTTAAAGTATTTTATAGAGAGTTACTTTAACTGGAGTATGGACTATGCTGATTTAGAGAACTTAATTGAGGAGTTCAAAAATAGGGAGCTACCTGCTTATGTTGAAGGTCTGACTCAGGAGATCGAAGAAATAAATGAACTTAAGATTTGGGATCGAGTACAAGAATTTATTTATTTATATGGACAAAGAAATTTGAACATTAAAAAGATCGAGCGCATGATTGAGTTATTATTGACAAAATTACACGGAGATAAATAA
- a CDS encoding rhamnogalacturonan acetylesterase: MKWKKGLTGMLLAAFLWGAPGLGIAAPAYAAAGEYKFDFGGGTVEAGYTGVSASLSYDKARGYGFRTPENMRNVSASGAGVASDAVQFLATGTKSENTFDVDLPPGLYEVSVTLGNTSRSSIAAEGVYQVINMTGNGAKDRFQIPVTDGQLNLLVTEGKEGAAFTLSALEIKQLSGNPVTNRTIYIGGDSTVCNYYPLNSSVQAGWGQLLPAFVNPNTFQIRNMASGGQIARGFHQDGQLEAIVKYIKPGDYFILQLGINDTNPKHNESEAEFKDWMRDMIRQVKAKGATVILSTPQGRATDFNANNVHNAEHRWYRSAILALAQEEQTPLVDLNVLSSAYFTSIGKEATLALYMNGDSLHPNFAGARELARLVAQDLKRQGLNGF, encoded by the coding sequence TTGAAGTGGAAAAAAGGTTTGACAGGTATGCTTTTAGCTGCTTTTTTATGGGGTGCACCGGGTTTGGGCATAGCTGCCCCCGCGTATGCAGCCGCAGGCGAGTATAAGTTTGATTTTGGGGGAGGCACGGTCGAAGCGGGCTATACCGGAGTGAGTGCTTCGCTGTCCTACGATAAGGCACGCGGCTATGGCTTCCGTACCCCCGAGAACATGCGCAATGTCAGTGCCTCTGGGGCTGGAGTGGCTAGTGATGCGGTACAGTTTCTGGCTACCGGAACGAAAAGTGAAAACACCTTTGATGTTGATCTTCCTCCCGGACTGTATGAGGTGTCGGTTACGTTAGGAAATACCTCTCGTTCGAGTATTGCCGCTGAGGGCGTGTATCAGGTCATTAATATGACAGGAAATGGGGCGAAGGATCGCTTCCAAATTCCAGTAACAGATGGACAGCTGAACCTGCTGGTCACCGAAGGCAAAGAGGGTGCAGCCTTTACACTCAGTGCATTGGAAATCAAGCAATTGTCTGGTAATCCGGTTACCAATCGAACGATTTATATCGGCGGAGATTCTACTGTATGTAACTATTATCCGCTAAATAGTAGTGTACAGGCCGGATGGGGACAACTGTTGCCAGCGTTTGTGAACCCCAATACTTTTCAGATCCGCAACATGGCGTCAGGCGGTCAAATTGCTAGGGGCTTCCATCAGGACGGACAGTTGGAGGCCATTGTCAAATATATTAAGCCCGGGGATTATTTCATTCTCCAGCTAGGCATTAATGATACCAATCCCAAGCATAATGAAAGTGAAGCGGAGTTTAAGGACTGGATGCGGGATATGATCCGTCAGGTTAAGGCGAAGGGGGCGACAGTCATCCTGTCAACACCGCAAGGCCGAGCCACGGACTTTAATGCTAACAATGTACACAACGCTGAGCATAGATGGTATAGAAGTGCTATTTTGGCACTGGCTCAAGAGGAACAAACGCCTTTGGTTGATTTGAACGTACTTAGCTCAGCTTATTTTACTTCTATTGGCAAAGAGGCTACGCTCGCCCTGTATATGAATGGTGACTCTCTTCATCCGAACTTTGCAGGTGCAAGGGAGCTGGCACGTTTGGTGGCGCAGGATTTAAAAAGACAGGGTCTGAACGGATTCTGA
- a CDS encoding WXG100 family type VII secretion target, protein MGRILVPPDKLMEVADQFLQGKHEMERMLNFLSGRIDFVQQGWSGATQERFFQEFQVSRQSMGMTLERLSTVAQELIFISKNFTQVDGEKVVLDVPGNGVPIKTASSDEGWLHKIFEQIGQAEITKAEAQMEASKLQGEILWDAAQGAKGAIQEDLTLGMLPDKDRDYDHPMAAKVGEIIGHVATTLQGAGEVIVGTGGEGLSVAVSSTGVGSIIGIPGLIGSAALAAHGGTTAVKGASGIGKSSAELWQMSKGEGISKTEILKNKANDIRKNVNNNILDEMESNGGHLLQKHVGKTNEELIKRASQEGVPSTTFSDKSIALKSTQENIRRNADKIAEWIENPNSRGYLITKADHEFSIGRGVDVKNGGNSSSKHVTNDLSKSQLYLVKDSSMPTGFRIITGYPVFK, encoded by the coding sequence ATGGGGAGAATATTGGTTCCACCTGACAAATTGATGGAAGTGGCTGACCAGTTCTTGCAAGGCAAACATGAAATGGAACGGATGCTGAACTTTTTGAGTGGGCGAATTGATTTTGTGCAACAAGGCTGGTCGGGGGCTACCCAAGAGAGGTTTTTTCAGGAATTTCAGGTTTCCCGACAATCCATGGGCATGACGCTTGAACGACTATCAACAGTAGCACAGGAACTCATTTTTATTTCAAAAAACTTCACACAGGTTGACGGAGAAAAGGTCGTATTAGATGTGCCGGGGAATGGTGTACCTATTAAAACGGCATCCAGCGATGAAGGCTGGCTACATAAAATTTTTGAACAAATTGGACAAGCTGAGATCACCAAGGCAGAAGCCCAGATGGAAGCTAGTAAGCTTCAAGGAGAAATTTTATGGGATGCTGCTCAAGGAGCAAAAGGAGCAATTCAGGAAGATTTAACCTTGGGGATGCTGCCCGACAAAGACCGCGACTATGATCATCCAATGGCAGCTAAAGTAGGTGAAATTATCGGTCACGTAGCTACAACATTGCAGGGTGCTGGTGAGGTAATCGTTGGAACAGGTGGAGAAGGATTATCAGTTGCTGTTTCATCTACAGGAGTTGGTAGTATAATCGGAATACCTGGATTGATTGGCTCAGCGGCTTTAGCGGCACATGGAGGCACAACCGCAGTTAAAGGTGCGAGTGGCATAGGGAAAAGCTCAGCGGAATTGTGGCAGATGTCGAAGGGAGAAGGGATTTCTAAGACCGAAATATTAAAAAATAAAGCTAATGATATACGTAAAAACGTAAATAATAATATATTAGATGAAATGGAATCTAATGGTGGGCATTTGCTTCAAAAGCACGTTGGCAAGACAAATGAAGAATTAATAAAACGTGCCTCCCAAGAAGGAGTCCCTTCTACAACGTTTTCTGATAAAAGTATAGCTCTCAAATCAACGCAAGAGAATATCAGAAGAAACGCTGATAAGATTGCAGAATGGATAGAAAACCCTAATTCTAGAGGATATCTCATAACAAAAGCTGATCACGAGTTTTCTATTGGACGAGGCGTAGACGTAAAGAATGGAGGGAACTCATCTTCAAAGCATGTAACAAATGACTTATCGAAGTCCCAACTATATTTAGTAAAAGATTCCTCGATGCCAACCGGATTTAGAATTATTACGGGTTATCCCGTGTTTAAATAA
- a CDS encoding acyltransferase, which translates to MKHTNKEKIPELQLVRAMAIVAVIMVHATSYATVQLTDSSLYVVYNALNVLMKYGTPVFIALSSMVLFYNYKDRPMRRQLLIRFYKQRLLYILLPYFMFSLFYFVLSLMAGSSEPLNIAALAESFALKLATGKAYTHLYYIFIMMQFYLAFPLVLWMFQRYRYIPQWSIVMGLLVQWSFVIGNKFLFQVQNKGSWALSYMACYMLGAALGYYYPQLRTWFLMRKGERSFAGVLSWIGVWAVWLISATVHVYMWYESRIYGTSYNSLIFELMYNMYSLSSTLVLLQVSFSMYRRQHSFVIRKLERLGTLSFDVYLIHPFFLLLYRQFSPHIGSPQLIHMWYAGGFFFALLCSWLVVSVTTRFLPFAWILFGQLPGIRKSPFKQADCISSPETILSKG; encoded by the coding sequence ATGAAGCATACAAACAAGGAAAAAATTCCCGAATTGCAATTAGTTAGAGCCATGGCGATTGTAGCCGTTATTATGGTCCACGCCACTTCCTATGCAACAGTTCAACTTACAGATTCCAGCCTTTATGTTGTATATAATGCGCTCAATGTGCTGATGAAGTATGGTACACCTGTATTTATCGCGCTAAGCAGCATGGTGCTGTTCTACAACTATAAGGATCGTCCGATGAGACGACAGCTATTAATCCGCTTTTATAAGCAGAGATTGCTGTATATTCTCTTGCCTTACTTTATGTTCTCTCTGTTTTATTTTGTCCTTTCTCTCATGGCTGGCAGCTCCGAACCGTTGAATATAGCCGCGCTTGCGGAAAGCTTTGCTTTGAAGCTGGCGACAGGTAAAGCGTATACGCATTTATACTATATTTTTATCATGATGCAATTCTATCTTGCATTTCCACTCGTGCTGTGGATGTTCCAGCGTTATCGGTATATTCCGCAATGGTCTATCGTCATGGGTCTGCTGGTACAGTGGTCATTTGTAATTGGCAACAAATTTCTATTTCAGGTTCAAAACAAAGGTAGCTGGGCGCTGTCTTATATGGCCTGCTACATGCTGGGCGCTGCTCTTGGCTACTATTATCCGCAGCTCCGAACGTGGTTCCTGATGCGCAAGGGGGAACGAAGTTTTGCCGGGGTGCTGTCATGGATCGGAGTTTGGGCCGTATGGTTGATTTCAGCTACCGTGCATGTCTACATGTGGTACGAAAGCAGAATATACGGAACTTCCTACAATTCGCTGATTTTTGAGCTTATGTACAATATGTACAGCCTGTCCAGTACGCTGGTATTGCTACAAGTTTCCTTTTCAATGTATAGACGGCAACATTCCTTTGTCATTCGCAAGCTGGAACGTCTGGGCACCCTGTCCTTTGATGTGTATCTGATTCATCCGTTCTTCCTGCTGCTGTATCGGCAGTTTTCGCCACACATCGGTTCACCGCAGCTCATTCATATGTGGTACGCCGGAGGCTTTTTCTTTGCGCTTCTTTGCTCCTGGCTCGTCGTGTCGGTGACTACCCGTTTCCTGCCATTTGCATGGATTTTGTTCGGTCAGCTGCCGGGAATACGGAAAAGCCCATTCAAACAGGCAGACTGTATCTCTTCACCCGAAACGATATTGTCCAAAGGCTGA
- a CDS encoding MGMT family protein yields MQPFTARVLQIILLIPEGKVMTYGQIAAEAGSPRGARQVVRILHSLSQKHRLPWHRVVNRLGEIALQEDGSASLQRLYLEEEGICFNANGRIPLDQYLYNPPAEIEE; encoded by the coding sequence ATGCAGCCTTTCACTGCCCGTGTGCTTCAAATTATATTGCTGATTCCTGAGGGGAAAGTAATGACCTATGGGCAAATTGCAGCAGAAGCTGGCAGCCCGAGAGGGGCCAGACAGGTGGTACGCATTTTGCATTCACTAAGCCAGAAACACCGGCTTCCCTGGCATAGAGTAGTCAACCGCTTGGGCGAGATTGCTTTGCAGGAGGACGGATCAGCATCGCTGCAGCGTCTGTATTTGGAGGAAGAGGGCATATGTTTTAATGCAAACGGACGCATCCCGCTGGATCAATATCTTTATAATCCGCCAGCGGAGATCGAAGAGTAG
- a CDS encoding TolC family protein, which produces MKQKAAATLLVLSLSAGLVSTVQADSASGSTATSTATSTASNTSGASSAVTSKTASTTGQALPTLTLKQAVEWAQTNNYNTRSTERDVERRRIEFKNAEKDLGNAYLDLIEGEYVGDEASWRNYNSSTLSYLASKKQALYAKDQLYFNAMKTYQSVFVAENQVKNDLEALEIAQAEEKIALAKFARGKLSEYAKNESVQARSQAQQTVEQSKTALQKARDALNFLMGQPNGSVYELVDRPIYKEPEKLDIEVHIQQLMDMNPNLWKLEDNIKTSELNVRYFDFNSGAGAYDLAKLDVDTAKEELDKGQKDFAESLRNLYATFKDNQKKYVQLEESLITAKEGLELSRKKWARGLIIELELKNSQLKVEQIERQMEELAIELNQNEYTLNKPWST; this is translated from the coding sequence ATGAAGCAAAAAGCGGCCGCCACGCTGCTTGTATTGTCATTATCAGCAGGTCTGGTTTCGACCGTACAAGCCGACAGTGCATCGGGAAGTACAGCAACAAGTACAGCAACAAGTACAGCATCGAATACGTCAGGTGCTTCATCTGCAGTGACCTCAAAGACAGCATCCACAACGGGTCAGGCTTTGCCTACATTGACGCTTAAGCAGGCAGTGGAATGGGCACAGACCAACAACTACAACACGCGTTCCACCGAGCGCGATGTGGAGCGTCGCAGAATTGAGTTTAAGAATGCGGAAAAGGACTTGGGAAATGCCTATCTTGATTTGATAGAAGGTGAATATGTTGGCGATGAAGCATCCTGGAGAAATTATAATTCATCGACGTTATCTTATTTAGCTAGCAAAAAGCAGGCTCTGTACGCCAAAGACCAGCTTTATTTTAATGCGATGAAAACCTATCAAAGCGTATTTGTAGCAGAGAATCAGGTGAAAAATGATCTGGAAGCGCTTGAAATTGCACAGGCGGAGGAAAAGATTGCACTTGCCAAGTTTGCCCGCGGGAAGCTGTCCGAGTATGCGAAAAACGAGAGCGTACAGGCCAGAAGCCAGGCGCAACAGACCGTAGAGCAGAGCAAAACCGCGCTCCAGAAAGCACGGGATGCTCTAAATTTCCTCATGGGACAGCCGAACGGGTCAGTCTATGAATTGGTAGATCGTCCTATATACAAGGAACCGGAGAAGCTGGATATTGAAGTACATATACAACAGCTGATGGATATGAATCCAAACTTGTGGAAGCTGGAAGACAACATCAAGACTTCGGAGCTCAATGTAAGATATTTCGACTTTAACAGCGGTGCAGGCGCTTATGATCTGGCCAAGCTGGATGTCGATACCGCCAAGGAGGAGCTGGACAAGGGACAAAAGGATTTTGCCGAATCGCTTCGCAATCTCTATGCCACGTTCAAGGACAATCAAAAAAAATACGTACAACTGGAAGAAAGTCTGATTACGGCCAAAGAGGGATTGGAGCTGTCACGCAAAAAGTGGGCCAGAGGCTTAATTATTGAGCTGGAGCTCAAAAACAGCCAGTTGAAGGTGGAACAAATTGAGCGGCAAATGGAAGAACTGGCGATTGAGTTGAATCAGAATGAGTACACGTTGAACAAGCCATGGAGCACATAG
- a CDS encoding helix-turn-helix domain-containing protein, whose translation MQITPTIRAELDRYLKQQGLSLTQFGHIAGINRGIISSIVTGNKSMSVNQLDRITEAMGLAEGYFYDLFIENYIIDFPPNMRRIERLLYRCAELDKLDAIRRIVGQIMDNLLYSPKLFDIAEALLAQGRHHAALLLYEGVAEAEKYQHSERLAICQYRIFTIQIGDDQNQNLRAASIFESFVERLDEVEQLDALKDLANVYRSLRKWDKVDEMARKMRDKAKIQYTLKHQQNSRELNEAAKKLSRPMFVYITYADLLCASVCEEQGDYDQALQYTYAYANLDWVKETDEDALYWIKLYQHWAQANVLANKLLSGDVSVLYEYLNYIEASSDTIQEDRVTQLLNIMIAANRYKLDVNDILKRFETEIASFSQQPSSDDMYTQQVIPDYSAWCGYELAYYYLNQGMFGDGFNQLLCAMLKAHILNNETYFINCIGLFVRFKAHAVPETKTEFFNLIEKVWWLNNVEKSGNADRCG comes from the coding sequence ATGCAAATCACACCTACGATACGAGCAGAATTAGACAGATACTTAAAACAACAGGGTTTGAGTCTAACGCAATTTGGGCATATTGCAGGCATTAATCGGGGAATAATAAGTAGTATTGTGACAGGAAATAAGTCTATGTCTGTTAACCAGCTTGACCGAATTACTGAGGCTATGGGTTTAGCGGAAGGCTACTTTTACGACTTATTTATAGAAAACTACATTATCGACTTTCCCCCGAATATGAGACGGATTGAGCGGTTGCTATATCGTTGTGCAGAGCTGGACAAGCTGGATGCGATCCGTCGAATCGTTGGACAAATCATGGACAATCTACTCTACTCACCTAAACTATTTGACATAGCAGAAGCGCTATTAGCACAAGGTCGACATCATGCTGCATTGTTGCTCTATGAGGGGGTTGCAGAAGCGGAGAAATATCAGCACTCCGAACGTTTGGCCATCTGCCAATATCGTATATTCACGATTCAGATTGGAGACGATCAAAATCAAAATCTCAGGGCAGCTTCGATATTTGAATCATTTGTAGAGCGCTTAGATGAAGTAGAGCAGCTTGATGCATTAAAGGATTTGGCCAACGTGTACAGGTCATTGCGCAAATGGGACAAGGTTGATGAAATGGCAAGAAAAATGAGAGATAAAGCGAAAATCCAATATACTTTGAAACACCAACAGAACAGCCGAGAGCTCAATGAGGCTGCCAAGAAGCTGAGTCGTCCCATGTTTGTGTACATCACCTATGCTGATTTACTGTGTGCCAGTGTATGTGAAGAGCAAGGTGATTATGACCAGGCATTGCAATATACATATGCCTATGCCAATTTAGATTGGGTCAAAGAGACGGACGAAGATGCCCTATATTGGATAAAACTGTATCAACACTGGGCACAAGCTAATGTACTTGCAAATAAGCTTTTATCTGGAGATGTAAGTGTGCTATATGAATATCTAAACTATATTGAAGCATCGTCAGATACAATTCAAGAAGATAGGGTTACTCAACTACTTAACATTATGATAGCAGCTAACCGCTATAAGCTAGATGTAAATGATATACTCAAACGATTTGAAACGGAGATTGCCTCTTTTTCACAGCAACCATCATCAGATGATATGTATACTCAGCAAGTGATACCGGACTACTCGGCGTGGTGTGGTTACGAATTGGCCTACTATTATTTAAATCAGGGGATGTTCGGTGATGGTTTTAACCAATTGTTATGTGCAATGTTAAAAGCACATATACTAAACAATGAAACATATTTTATAAATTGTATAGGGTTGTTTGTGCGTTTCAAAGCCCATGCGGTTCCTGAAACCAAAACTGAGTTTTTCAATCTTATTGAAAAGGTATGGTGGTTAAACAATGTTGAAAAAAGTGGTAATGCTGATCGTTGCGGGTAG